tccttaggtttcaaaaaatgtttatgTGATGTATTTGCTTGATGATTTGGGAGTTAAATTTATTAACCCGTAAATGGGATTTCTACAGAGTTGCCGATTCAAACGAATGAAATCCACCAGATGCAGACTCAAAATCATGCGACTCCTACAGGGTCCTGGCAAGCCGTTCCAAACTACGGGGTGCATGCGCATCAATACAGGGAGAATACAGAGTcttatggtatatatatatttttatatatatccttagtccttaggtttcaaaaaatgtttatgTGATGTATTTGCGTGATGATTTGGGAGTTAAATTTATTAACCCGTACATGGGATTTCTACAGAGTTGCTGATTCAAACGAATGAAATCCACCAGATGCAGACTCAAAATCATGCGACTCCTACAGGGTCCTGGCAAGCCGTTCCAAACTACGGGGTGCCTGCGCATCAATACAGGGAGAATACAGAGTCTTATGGGACCCCGCAAGTTCAGGCAGTCGCCGTTCCAAACTACGGGGTGCCTGCGCATCAATACTGGGAGGATACAGAGTCTTATGGGACCCTGCAAGTTCAGCCAGTCGCCGTTTCACACCCGGTTGGAGAACCAAAccatcaaaatgaaaattgtgcAGAGGATGCTGGCCCACAAGTTTCAGATGATATATTAATATCAGCAAACCTTGAGGATTTCAATGACGAGGGGGCTTTGGACTTCTTCCAATGTATCAAGTGGTAACGAGTGGTTAATATAAGGGGTAAAGCTTAAGTTCGTGTTCCATGCACTGGACTCGAGCCAACCTCATTTTATAAATGCTCCAATCAACTAAGAATAGAATGCCCACAGGAAGAGCTTGTGCGATTGGTGTGTGCGtggttttttttggggtattttgagATTAATGGCTTTGTttgctttttgttgttgtgcTGTTTTAGTGGCCCCAGCGTTTGGTGTGTGCATGgggttttttatgttttggtattttgagTCTAAAAGGCTttctttattattgttgttgttgtgcaTTTTTAGTAGCCCCACAAAAAAAAGGAGTACGGTGGAATAAGAAttttaaggctttttttttgttcatttgtcCGAAATTTGTAGAAATAAAATCACAATCCATATATTAACCAGGACACAGACAGCACTACTTCCATTCCCAACAACAAAATAGACAAATTCAACGTTTAATTACTTCAactataacaaaatataattttttttcttataccaAATATAAAGCAGTATAGTAGAAACATTAGAATTAAGATAATAATTATAAGGGGAGGGAAATAAAACTAAGATACTGGCGCCTGAATCATGATCACCCAAGGCCAGATTGCCATATCTGGTAATTGGTAAACCAAATTTAGAAAAACACTGATTTAAGATGCTCTAAACATCGCCTTGATGATACAACTTCTTTACAACTCCATAATATTCTAGCTACCCGAATTAGGATTAATCAAAACATGCACTGTATGTAGCTAGCAATCCCACTCCAAAGATAAATCCCGTGACTTTGGGTGGAACCAACTGCCATTATTCAACGCATTATCTTTGAGGGCATTTTTGGGCAGCGCATTAAAAATAATCGCCAAAGTCCACAAAAGCTATGttaagcccaaggcccaaaaaCAATCTACAAGAAGGCTCATTCTACAGAGAAATTAGTTCAGGCCGGAACCACAAAGTTAGCCCAAGGGCTATTAAATGGTTCACCATCCATGGGAGTAAAGGCTTGAAATTGGTCTAAAGATTGGCCCTCAAAATACAGCAAATCATGAATCTAGGCCCACAAATTGTCCAAGCCGACAGCCCATAAATTCGATCCATAATGAATTCCTGGGGAGTcaaatcatttttgtttcaaaaaaaaaaaaaaaaatcgtttctTTCTGACATTCATTGGAACAAAAGTCAATTGATATGGTCCATGTGTTTGGGTTAAACCAGAACATGCGGATAGCTAAAATAAGCCCCACGCAGGGGTGGCGGCATGTTGAGGCCAGGAAGGTCACAGGACTATCctatctgaaaaaaaaaaaaaaaaaaattatataataatttaaaattttatatttgtctactataaaaaaaatatttgtgatcatcttgagttttttttttttttttttttttttttttttactcgataaaataaaactttagtcCATAATTTGGTgcacttaacaatatattgggTCTTtcaaacagaaagaaaaagcccaaaaaaatattttgaactaaaatttgtaaaaaaaaaaaaattataataatagcAAGCCCAAATGCCCAATAAAAACCTCAGGGAAAAAAGCCCAAGATCAATCCTCCCTTACTCACTACTCAGTAACTCAGATAGATttttaaatcaacaaaaaataaaaataattaaatttttataaactaaataCCCCATCAATCCTTACTGCCGAttgaatcaaattttaaatcaaaataattcCTAACCTAAAGGAAAATAAGAACCTCATTCCTCAACAGTCACTAGCCTCAATGTGCTGCCCGAAGCCGCCCCTGATTAGAGATAGCCTTGGTGAGACTTGGCCTCAACGTACTGCTGCGGTGCCAACACTCAAGGTATTttagttctctctcttttctttaaaaCCATATTCTCTCTtcccgtgtgtgtgtgtgtgttaaaatacttagttttctcaaccaaaaaaaaaaaaaaactctctctttttctctatgtAATCTCTGCCCAGAGAGCAacgctttctctctctttgaaaccaaaaaaaagaatctaCTTCTCTGAATCTCTTTGGAATTGCTTAAATTGAATAGCTTTGCCTAATTAccattatttgattttattggtttgtgagtttgttattttgtgtatgttttatatttctttaacGTTTTGTGTAAGTGTATGACTGTATAGTCTGTATGTAATGTAATTGTTAAATTGTGTTGATTGGCTGGCGCTAGCTTTTGTCTCTTGAGTTTGGGTGGATGGGGCCAGCCGTGGTATTGGATATTTAGATTAAGGTAGTGGAGGCATTAAAAGTTAGTGaataagaaattataaaatacaaaataataataacaataataattaattaattaaatcatgttaggcaaagaaaaataatgaaaatactaAATATAGGGGTGATAGGCCCAGGAGtatatatctatgtatatatcgGGCCAGGGGCCCAATCCAAGGACGTTAAGTAATTCAAGGATGGGTAAACATTGTCAAAAGGATCCGTGTCAATAAGTAAGGAGGAATGCTATCTCGGCTGTGCAAAGCCGATGTCAGAAGGTGTGATCTGCCATCAAAAGCAACGTTCCGGACTATTCCATGGATGAGGATAAGTATAAAAAAGGAATAGGATAGAGGAAAGCTGTgaaatatataaaggaaaagctgctaccaccgcattgaatgctcttcAACTAACTCTCTAGCCACATTAATGAAGAAGTGATATCTGAACAATGGTTTTCTGCCTTACAGCTATTACCCAAAGACTTTTGGAAGGTGTTGATGGGACAAAGATTAATACCAACAATCTAATTTGCacgtggagggtagagatgaaaggggaagatagtataaaatagaaggaGGTCTTGAGAGAAAAGGGATCGGAGAATTAAGaaagaaacactgtagcaattaGAACTGTATTTGTAACCAACTTCAAGTAATATATGCAAGAACTaatctcctcggattgtgccgaggacgattttccTTAGATAAATCCAATCTACTTTTACTTTGTTGTCAACTGGATCCATTATAATTGCCACCCAACTCATTAGAAtttagttttccaacccactttctacaaattcattgtactgggctctttgggcctaaaTCCTTTTATCATTTGGGCTTAGGATCCAAATTGCGACCCTTCAATTGGCGCAGTTTGTGGGAAATCCTTATGTGATAGTGAGTGTAACAGTCAGTTATGGTAGGTTCAGGTCCAAACCGAGAGGAATCCACGAGGTCCCAACTTTAAGATCATTTCCTCAATCTTGAACGCAGAAGGGACCGGGAGGCTAGTGTGCATACTACCCATACTAGTAGGAGCCACTCTTGAAGTGGGAGTCATGTCTCCAATGAGGAAAATGCCAGAGCTATGCAACTGGAGATTGATCATTTGAAGAGGAAGTTGCACCACAAACGACGAAGGCAAACTCCCCCCAACTTTGACGTTGCTTCTGGTGATGAGAGGGATGCTAGCTATAGATCCAGATCGAGAACTCCACCCAATGAGTCTTTCTTGTATGACAAGGATTACCACCATGAGTGTAGGAGTAGGAGCAAGTCTCGCAAAGGCCTGAGAAACAATGCCATGAGCAGGGCTTTGAATCAAATTTCCAGGTCGCATTTCACACGCAGAATCGAAGGGGCAAAACTTCCTCGGTGATTCACTTAACCAACGTTCACCATTTACAATGGTCGAATagaccctgtggagcatgtaAACTACTTCAGCCAGTGGATGGCTGTCCACTTCAGGAAcgaggccttgatgtgcaaggtgttcccGTCTAGTCTGGGGCttgtggcgatgaggtggtttgatggcTTGGGGGCAGGTTTTATAGATTCCTTTAAGGAACTTACCCGGGCATTTGGATCTTGCTTTATCACATGTAGTAGGGTTCCTTGGCCCTTAGATTCCCTACTGTCTTTGATTATACGGGAAGGGGAAACCTTGAAAACATACTCAGATAGATACTAGAAGATGTTCAATGAGATTGATGGTAACTTTGATGATGTGGCCATAAGGACTTTCAAGGTCGGCCTACTTGCCGAGCATGATTTAAGGAAGTTTTTGACTGGGAAGCCTGCTACTAGTGTACGCCAGCTCATGAACCGGATTGATAAGTATAAGCGAGTCGAGGAAGTCCAACAAAGAGGGAGGGGGAAGGCTAAGGTTATCCcttaggagaggagggatttcaggtcggactgATACAATAATAACCGGCCTCGAAGAGACTTTGTTGGGCAATCAGGGTCCGCCAATACTTAAATGGTAAACATAGTGTTTCGAGAACTAGTACACCAAGTgttggagaaaatcaagaatgagcCATTCTTTAAATGACCAAATAAGATAGGAGGCGACCCCATGAAGCGCAATCAAAGCCTTCAGTGCCAATACCACCAGGACCGAGCGCACACCATAGAGGATTGTAGAACCTTGTAGGATCCCCTGGATCAACTGGTCCGAGAAGGAAGGTTGAAGCAATTTTTGTATCACCCTAGTGGTCAGGGGAGTCAAGGCAGGATCAGAGTCTTAGAGAGATGCTTCTTCGAGAGCCCCTTTGGGCACAATCAACGTCATCCTTGCTGCTTCGAGGAGGACTGGTTCTCATCCGTCCAGGGTGATGTCTGTGGCTCGGCCACCTGCTGAGGACTTTGAACATGAGCTGAAGAGAGCTAGGATAGAGATCCGACCAGCGTTGAGCTTCTCAGACGATGATAAGGCTGGAGCCATACAACCATatgatgatgccttggtggtcacccTCAGGATAGGGGAGTATGATGTGAAAAGGGTACTAGTGGATCAAGGTAGTGAGGTAGAGATTATGTATCCTGATTTGTATAAGGGGCTAAATTTGAAGTTGGAAGATTTGACGAGTTATGATTCACCTCTGGTGGGCTTTGATGGAAAGGTTGTTATTCCAAAGGGTCAGATTAGACTACCCGTGCAGGCTAGCTCAGAGGTGGTAGCGGTGGATTTTATTATGGTGGATACTTATTCTCCATACACAGCCATTGTGGCACGGCCTTGGCTCCCTACCCTAGGGGTTGTTTCTTCCACCCTCCATTTGAAAGTGAAGTATTCGTCCGGGGACCAGATCGAGAAGTTGGTTGGAAGCCAGTTCATGGCTAGGCAATGCTTGGTGGCCACTATTACTagcccacaaaaaaaaaagagtacggtggaataagaattttaaggctttttttttgttcatatgtCCGAAATTTGTAGAAATAAAATCACAATCCATATATTAACCAGGACACAGACAGCACTACTTCCATTCCCAACAACAAAATAGACAAATTCAACGTTTAATTACTACAactataacaaaatataattttttttcttataccaAATATAAAGCAGTATAGTAGAAACATTAGAATTAAGATAATAATTATAAGGGGAGAGAAATAAAACTAAGATACTGGCGCCTGAATCATGATCACCCAAGGCCAGATTGCCATATCTGGTAATTGGTAAACCAAATTTAGAAAAACACTGATTTAAGATGCTCTAAACATCGCCTTGATGATACAACTTCTTAAAAACTCCATAATATTCTAGCTACCCGAATTAGGATTAATCAAACCCTGCACTGTATGTAGCTAGCAATCCGACACCAAAGATAAATCCCGTGGCTTTGGGTGGAACCAACTGCCATTAttaaattttgggtagaatattaaaaataatccCCAAAGTCCACAAAAGCTATTTTAATCTCAAGGCCCATAAATAATCTACAACAAGGCTCATTCAACAGAAATTAGTTCAGGCCAGAACCACAAAGTTAGGCCAAGGGCTATTAAATGGCTCACCATCCATGGGAGTAAAGGCTTGAAATTGGTCTAAAGATTGGTCCTCAAAATACATCAAATCATGAATCTAGGCCCACAAATTGTCCAAGCCAACAGCCCATAAATTCGATCCATAATGAAAACCGAATAAATTCCTGGGGAGTcaaatcatttttgtttcaaataaaaaaaaaatcatttctttcTGACATTCATTggaacaaaatagaaaataaaagttgtccACAAAAGTCAATTGATATGGTCCATGTGTTTGGGTTGAATCAGAACATGCGGATAGCTAAAATAAGCCCCACGTAGGGGTGGTGGCACATTGATGCCAGGATGGTCACAAGAACACTCtgacttaagaaaaaaaaaaattatatataataatttaaaattttgtatttgactaccttaaaaaaaatttgaccaccttgagttttttttatgcttgataaaattaaactttGGTCCACAATTTGGTgcacttaacaatatattgggTCTTTCaagtagaaagaaaaagcccaaaaaaaaatttttgaactaaaatctgtaaaaaaaaaaaataataataataatagcaagcCCAAATGGCCAATAAAAACCTCAAGGAAAAAAGCCCAAGATTAATCCTCCCTCACTCACTACTTAGTAACATAGACAGATttgtaaattaacaaaaaataataataattaaatttttataaactaaataCCCCATTAATCCTCACCGCCGATtgaatcaaattttaaaccaaaataATTCCTAACCTAAAGGGAAATAAGAATCTCAGTCCTTAGCACTCATTGGCCTCAACGTGTTGCCCGAAGTCACCCTTGATCGGAGATTGCCTTGGTAAGACCTGGTCTTAATGAACTACTGTGGTGTCAGCGCTCAAGGtatttcatttctctctcttttctttaagACCTTCTCCCCTCTttccgtgtgtgtgtgtgtgtgttaaaatacttagtattctaaaaaaaaaaaaaaaaaaaaattctctctttttctctatgtCATCTCTGCTCTGAGAGTGGcgctctctttttctctttgaaacaaaaaaaatctacttcTTTGAATCTCTTTGGAATTGATTCAATTGAATAGCTTTACCTTATTGCCTTTATTTGACTTTATTGGTTTGTGAGTTTGTCATTTTGTgtatgttttatatttttttaatgttttgtgtAAGTGTATGACTGTATAGTCTGTATGTAATGTAATTGTTAAATTGTGTTTGATTGGCTGGTGCTGGCTCTTGTCTCTtgagggggggagggggggggggtggatgAGGCCAGCCGTGGCATTGGATATTTGGATTAAGGTAGTGGAGGCATTAAAAGTTAGTGAATAAGAcattataaaatacaaaaaataaaataaaattaattaaatcatgttaggcaaagaaaaagaatgaaaatactaaacaacaatgattaataattttattaatattccaaatgaacttatagtttattgtttattcttttaaaagtatcatggacaaatatttgataagaaaaccacgtaCCCAATATTTATCTCTCGTGCAAGATTCATCTTCTAAGCAAATTCATGTTGACTTTAACTTAGAAAATCTTCATTTAGATCCTGAGCTATGAGAAAAGATATCATCTTATCATCTTGGTAGTCATGATAAAATAAGAAGATTTTATTTACCAAAAGGCCCATGTCAACCTGTTCTCGATAATGAGACTATCTtgcaatgatttcaaaatatgaaaacttgtggagggaaattataaaactttatatatttgcttgtatttttggttgttgttgttatcaatatattaatttctcttattattagattgtgtaatttatgcttcttaaggaccatcctaaaaaaattcctagagtcgCCACTATGTATATACCttcttctttcatctttttttttttttttttttttttttcaactttgtcCTAAACTGCAAGAACCGTCTACTGTTTACAAACCTGGATGGTTCAACCGCGGTTCGCACGGTTCACTAATTTTTTTACCAAGAATAGTTCACAATTAACCAAGTCAGACCATACGGTTCGGTTTGGATTTCAAAACCAACAACCCATAAATTCGATCCATAATGAGAACCAAATAAATTCCTGGGGAGTcaaatcatttttgtttcaaataaaaaaaaaatcatttctttcTGACATTCAttggaacaaaaaagaaaataaaagttatccACAAAAGTCAATTGATATGGTCCATGTGTTTGGGTTGAACTAGAACACGCGGATAGCTAAAATAAGCCCCACGCAGGGGTGGTGGCACGTTGATGCCAGGATGGTCACAGGAACACTATGacctgggaaaaagaaaataatttatatataataatttaaaattttgtatttgtctaccttaaaaaaatatttgaccaccttgagttttttttatgcttgataaaattaaactttGGTCCATAATTTGGTgcacttaacaatatattgggTCTTTCaagtagaaagaaaaagcccaaaaattttttttcaactaaaatctataaaaaaaaaaattataataatagcAAGCCCAAATGCCCAATAAAAACATCAAGGAAAAAAGCCCAAGATCAATCCTCCCTCACTCACTACTCAGTAACTTAGACAGATTtgtaaatcaacaaaaaataataataattaaatttttataaactaaataCCGCATTAATACTCATTGTCGATtgaatcaaattttaaaccaaaataATTCCTAACCTAAAGGGAAATAAGAATCTCAGTCCTTAGCAGTCATTGGCCTCAACGTGCTACTCGAAGTCACCCTTGATCGAAGATTGCCTTGGTGAGACCTGGTCTTAACGAACTACCGCGGTGTCAGTGCTCAAGGTATTtcagttctctctcttttctttaagACGTTCTCCTCTCTTCCTGTGTGTgtccgtgtgtgtgtgtgttaaaatacttagtattctcaaaaaaaaaaaaaaaaaattctctctttttctctatgtCATCTCTGCTCTAAGAGCagcactctctctttctctttgaaaccaaaaaaaaaaaaatctacgtCTCTGAATCTCTTTGGAATTGATTCAATTGAATAGCTTTGCCTAATTCTTTATTTGACTTTATTGGTTTGTGAGTTTGTCGTTTTGTGtatgttttatatttctttaatgTTTTGTGTAAGTGTATGACTGTATAGTTTGTATGTAATGTAATTGTTAAATTGTGTTGATTAGCTGGTGTTGGCTCTTGTCTCTTGAGTGGGGGTGGATGGGGCTAGCCGTGGCATTGGATATTTGGATTAAGGTAGTGGAGGCATTAAAAGTTAGTGAATAAGAcattataaaatacaaaaaaaaataataattaaatcatGTTaggcaaagaaaaataatgaaaatactaaacaacaatgattaataattttattaatatttcaaatgaacttatagtttattgtttatttttttaaaagtatcatgaacaaatatttgataagaaaaccacgCACCCAATATTTATCTCCCGTGCAAGATTCATTTTCTATGCAAGATTCACTTTCTAAGCAAATTCGTGTTGACTTTAACTTAGAAAATCTTCGTTTCGATCCTGGGCTACGAGAAAAGATATCATCTTATCATCTTGATAATcatgatgaaataagaaaattttatttacaaaaaggcCCATGTCAACCTGTTCTCGATAATGAGACTATCttgcaacaatttcaaaatatgaaaactcatagagggaaattataaaactttatatatttgcttgtatttttggttgttgttgttatcaatatattaatttctcttattattagattgtgtaatttatgcttcttaaggaccaccctgaaaaaaattcctagagtcgCCACTATGTATATACCTTCTTctttcatcttattttattttattttttttcaactttgtcCTAAACCGCAAGAACCATCCACCGTTTGCAAACCTGGACAGTTCAACCGCGGTTCGCATGGTTCACtgatttttttaccaaaaatagtTCACAATTAACCAAGTCAGACCATACGGTCCGGTTTGGATTTCAAAACCAATAGCCCATAAATTCGATCCATAatgaaaaccaaataaattcTTGGGGAGTcaaatcatttttgtttcaaaaaaaaaaaatcatttctttcTAACATTCTTTGGAACAACAAAGAATATAAAAGTTATCCACAAAAGTCAATTGATATGGTCGATGTGTTTGGATTGAACCAGAACATGTGGATTGCTAAAATAAGCCCCACGCAGGGGTGGTGGCACGTTGATGCCAGGATGGTCACAGGAACACTCtgacctagaaaaaaaaaaatttatatataataatttaaaattttttatttgtctaccttaaaaaaatatttgaccaccctaagttttttttatgcttgataaaattaaactttGGTCCATAATTTGGTgcacttaacaatatattgggTCTTTCaagtagaaagaaaaagcccaaaaatttttttttgaactaaaatctgtaataaaaaaaaaaattataataatagcAAGCCCAAATGTCCAATAAAAACATCAAGGAAAAAAGCCCAAGATCAATCCTCCCTCACTCACTACTCAATAACTCAAACAGATTtgtaaatcaacaaaaaataataacaattacatttttataaactaaataCCCCATTAATCCTCACCATTGATtgaatcaaattttaaactaaaataattccCAACTTAAAGGGAAATAAGAATCTTAGTCCTTAGCAGTCATTGGCCTCAACGTGTTGCCCGAAGTCACCCTTGATCGGAGATTGCCTTGGTGAGACCTGGTCTTAACGAACTACCGCAGTGTCAGCGCTCAAGGTATTtcagttctctctcttttcttgaaGACCTTCTCCCCTAAAGGGAAATAAGAATCTCAGTCCTCAACAGTCATTGGCCTCAACGTGTTGCCCGAAGTCACCCTTGATCGGAGATTGCCTTGGTGAGACCTGGTTTTAACGAACTACCGTAGTGTCAGCGCTCAAGGTATTtcagttctctctcttttctttaagACCTTCTCCCCTCTtcccgtgtgtgtgtgtgttaaaatacttagtattctcaaaaaaaaaaaaaaaaaaaatctctctttttctctatgtCATCTTTGCTTTAAGAGTggcactctctctttctctttgaaaaaaaaacaaaaaaaaatctacttctCTAAATCTCTTTGGAATTGATTCAATTGAATTGCTTTGCCTAATTGCCTTTATCTGACTTTATTGGTTTGTGAGTTTGCAATTTTGTGTATGtcttatatttctttaatg
The Quercus lobata isolate SW786 chromosome 10, ValleyOak3.0 Primary Assembly, whole genome shotgun sequence DNA segment above includes these coding regions:
- the LOC115965121 gene encoding uncharacterized protein LOC115965121 codes for the protein MSVARPPAEDFEHELKRARIEIRPALSFSDDDKAGAIQPYDDALVVTLRIGEYDVKRVLVDQGSEVEIMYPDLYKGLNLKLEDLTSYDSPLVGFDGKVVIPKGQIRLPVQASSEVVAVDFIMVDTYSPYTAIVARPWLPTLGVVSSTLHLKVKYSSGDQIEKLVGSQFMASWCWLLSLEWGWMGLAVALDIWIKVVEALKVSE